A region of Paenimyroides aestuarii DNA encodes the following proteins:
- a CDS encoding hydroxymethylglutaryl-CoA reductase, degradative has translation MQKKIRMSIVNGFSKLTKEQKINWLVETYFKNDQTVVELLKQYWNSNEELQKLHDEFIENTITNFYLPMGIAPNFVINGKTFAVPMVIEESSVVAAAANAAKFWSKRGGFKATVLSTEKIGNVHFMFAGSGEKLVQFIEKLQPLFRTRTATITKNMEKRGGGILSIELIDKTLELENYYQLHATFDTKDSMGANFINSCLEEFANVLREEVSNFDLFSTEEKESLQIVMSILSNYVPNCLVRAEVSCKIADLQSNEIENPQEFAEKFVQAVRIAEIEPYRAVTHNKGIMNGVDAVVLATGNDFRAIEAGVHAFAAKDGRYASLSHAEIVGDEFRFWMDLPLALGTVGGLTNLHPIVKFALQLLEKPDANELMQIIAVAGLAQNFAAVKSLTTTGIQKGHMKMHLMNILNQLNASVDEKTTVLQYFAEKTVSHSAVVDYINSLRK, from the coding sequence TTGCAAAAAAAAATCCGCATGAGTATTGTTAATGGTTTTTCTAAACTTACAAAAGAGCAAAAAATAAATTGGCTGGTTGAAACTTATTTTAAGAACGACCAAACGGTGGTTGAATTGTTAAAACAGTATTGGAACAGCAATGAAGAACTGCAAAAACTGCACGATGAGTTTATAGAAAACACCATTACCAATTTTTATCTGCCAATGGGAATTGCGCCCAATTTTGTAATCAATGGTAAAACCTTTGCGGTGCCAATGGTAATCGAAGAAAGTTCGGTGGTTGCAGCGGCAGCAAATGCAGCGAAATTCTGGAGCAAACGCGGTGGTTTTAAAGCAACTGTTTTGTCAACCGAAAAAATTGGCAATGTGCATTTTATGTTTGCTGGTTCAGGCGAGAAATTAGTACAATTTATTGAGAAACTACAACCGCTTTTTAGAACGCGAACAGCAACAATTACCAAAAACATGGAAAAACGCGGCGGTGGTATTTTAAGTATTGAGTTGATTGACAAAACGTTAGAACTTGAAAATTATTACCAGTTACATGCTACGTTTGACACCAAAGACAGTATGGGGGCGAATTTCATCAATTCATGTTTAGAAGAATTTGCCAATGTGTTGCGTGAAGAAGTGTCCAATTTTGATTTGTTTTCTACCGAAGAAAAAGAATCTTTGCAAATTGTAATGTCTATTTTGTCGAACTACGTTCCCAATTGTTTGGTTCGTGCTGAGGTTTCATGTAAAATTGCCGACTTACAATCAAATGAAATAGAGAATCCACAAGAGTTTGCAGAGAAATTTGTGCAGGCAGTGCGCATTGCCGAAATTGAACCATACCGTGCCGTGACCCACAATAAAGGAATTATGAATGGGGTAGATGCGGTGGTTTTGGCAACAGGCAACGATTTTAGAGCGATAGAAGCTGGTGTGCATGCTTTTGCTGCAAAAGATGGAAGATATGCATCGCTTTCTCATGCCGAAATTGTGGGTGACGAATTCCGTTTTTGGATGGATCTTCCGTTGGCGTTGGGAACAGTGGGCGGATTGACAAACTTGCATCCAATAGTAAAATTCGCTTTGCAGTTGTTGGAAAAACCCGATGCCAACGAACTTATGCAAATTATTGCCGTGGCAGGTTTGGCACAGAATTTTGCGGCTGTAAAATCGCTTACAACAACGGGTATTCAAAAAGGACACATGAAAATGCACTTGATGAATATTTTGAATCAGTTGAATGCTTCGGTAGATGAAAAAACGACAGTTTTACAGTATTTCGCAGAAAAAACGGTTTCGCACAGCGCAGTTGTTGATTATATAAATAGTTTGAGAAAGTAA
- a CDS encoding GYDIA family GHMP kinase: protein MEFYSNGKLFILGEYYVLEGAKVFALPTKFGQYLNVFPLKSKTLSWKSYDADGSVWYNDEIAVNDIISNNQSSDDKVRNTLIDILHQAHLMNPIILENNGFLVETKLTFPRNWGLGTSSTLINNIAQWFQIDAFELLQKSFGGSGFDIACAQKNTPVTYQIVNNKPIVDQVRFNPSFKKHIYFVYLNKKRDSKDAIANFKKKQKNLSAEIQQVSQMTDELLQIQDLQWFIDFFKKYEQNLSAILETPTIQKELFPDFNGLVKSLGGWGGDFVMVASEENPSKYFKNKGYETIISYSDMILDG from the coding sequence ATGGAATTTTACAGCAACGGCAAACTGTTTATTTTAGGCGAATATTATGTGTTGGAAGGCGCAAAGGTTTTTGCATTGCCCACAAAGTTTGGTCAATATCTAAATGTATTTCCATTAAAAAGCAAAACACTAAGCTGGAAAAGTTATGATGCCGATGGCTCGGTTTGGTATAACGATGAAATTGCTGTAAACGATATCATTTCAAACAATCAGTCAAGTGATGATAAAGTTCGAAATACGTTGATTGATATTTTGCATCAGGCACATTTAATGAATCCTATTATATTAGAAAATAACGGTTTTTTGGTCGAAACCAAATTGACTTTTCCACGGAATTGGGGCTTGGGAACATCATCAACCTTAATAAACAATATCGCACAATGGTTTCAGATTGATGCTTTTGAATTGCTACAAAAATCGTTTGGTGGCAGTGGGTTTGATATTGCTTGTGCTCAAAAAAATACACCGGTAACTTATCAAATAGTAAACAATAAACCTATTGTGGATCAGGTACGTTTTAATCCATCGTTTAAAAAGCATATTTATTTTGTGTATCTGAATAAAAAACGCGACAGTAAAGATGCGATTGCAAATTTCAAAAAAAAGCAAAAGAATTTATCAGCAGAAATACAACAGGTTTCGCAAATGACCGATGAATTATTACAAATTCAAGATTTACAGTGGTTCATAGATTTTTTCAAAAAATACGAACAAAACCTGAGTGCCATTTTAGAAACCCCTACCATTCAAAAAGAATTGTTTCCAGATTTTAACGGATTGGTAAAAAGCCTTGGCGGTTGGGGCGGCGATTTTGTGATGGTGGCTTCAGAAGAAAACCCTTCAAAGTATTTTAAAAATAAAGGATACGAAACGATTATTTCTTATAGTGATATGATTTTGGATGGTTAA
- a CDS encoding helix-turn-helix domain-containing protein: MKILRIKNMVCPRCIMAVEKTMEDLGYDVNDVELGLVEFHDPITHEDRNRIEAKLVALGFEILDDKKSQTVERIKNQIIELVSKDMNDLTITLSEYLASKLQTEYHTLSALFSTQESQTIEQYYILQKIEKVKELLVYDELTLSEIAYKMNYSSVGHLSNQFKKVTGLAPTHFKEVKSAKEEVLQNTETK, from the coding sequence ATGAAAATCCTACGCATTAAAAACATGGTTTGCCCGCGATGCATTATGGCTGTTGAAAAAACAATGGAGGATTTAGGGTACGATGTAAACGATGTGGAACTTGGGTTGGTGGAATTTCACGATCCAATCACTCATGAAGACAGAAATAGAATTGAAGCAAAATTGGTAGCGCTTGGTTTTGAAATTTTAGACGATAAAAAAAGCCAAACGGTTGAACGCATTAAAAACCAAATTATTGAGTTGGTTTCTAAAGACATGAACGATTTAACCATTACGCTTTCTGAATATTTGGCTAGTAAACTGCAAACAGAATATCACACATTGAGCGCGCTTTTTTCAACGCAAGAATCGCAAACTATTGAGCAATATTACATTCTTCAAAAGATAGAAAAGGTAAAGGAATTGCTGGTTTATGATGAATTAACGTTGAGCGAAATTGCCTACAAAATGAACTATAGTTCGGTTGGCCATTTAAGCAATCAGTTTAAAAAAGTTACTGGTTTGGCGCCTACGCATTTTAAGGAAGTAAAAAGTGCCAAGGAAGAAGTCTTACAAAATACCGAAACTAAATAA
- a CDS encoding DsbA family oxidoreductase gives MKVQIWSDIMCPFCYIGKKNFEAALEKLPFKDEVEVEWKSYQLDPELSETSGSKTINEYLAERKRMPLAQIDQMQMRIKDMGNQVGIDFNIENAIVANTFPAHKLLHFAAKSNKANEAEELLFHAYFIDGKNVADKKVLVNIAEELGLDTDQAQYVLNSDSLDYEVKQDILEARNIGVTGVPFFVLNDKYAISGAQPVDVFMEALTQTYNETNVNNSSEGNSCTIDGCE, from the coding sequence ATGAAAGTACAAATCTGGTCGGATATTATGTGTCCGTTTTGTTATATAGGAAAGAAAAATTTTGAAGCTGCTTTAGAAAAATTACCTTTTAAAGATGAAGTAGAAGTAGAATGGAAAAGTTATCAGTTAGATCCGGAATTGAGCGAAACATCGGGTTCAAAAACAATTAACGAATACCTTGCCGAACGCAAAAGAATGCCCCTTGCACAGATCGATCAAATGCAAATGCGTATAAAAGACATGGGCAATCAAGTGGGTATTGATTTTAATATAGAAAATGCAATTGTTGCAAATACCTTTCCAGCTCACAAACTGCTTCATTTTGCAGCAAAAAGCAATAAAGCAAACGAAGCGGAAGAATTGTTGTTTCATGCGTATTTTATCGATGGAAAAAATGTTGCAGACAAAAAAGTACTGGTGAATATTGCTGAAGAATTGGGTTTGGATACCGATCAGGCGCAGTATGTTTTAAATTCTGATTCGCTTGATTACGAAGTAAAACAGGATATTTTAGAAGCACGAAATATCGGAGTAACAGGCGTTCCGTTTTTTGTGCTGAATGATAAATATGCCATTTCGGGTGCACAACCTGTCGATGTATTTATGGAAGCTTTAACACAAACATATAATGAAACTAATGTGAATAACTCGTCAGAAGGAAATTCGTGTACAATTGATGGGTGTGAGTAA
- a CDS encoding quinone-dependent dihydroorotate dehydrogenase: protein MYKSIIRPLLFNFDPEKVHHFTFSMIKAMHAIPGMKSVFKSIYQVNDKRLEREVFGLKFKNPVGLAAGLDKDAKIYNELDAFGFGFIEIGTITPKPQEGNPKKRLFRLKEDSGIINRMGFNNGGIDLAIERLKQNKGVLIGGNIGKNKITPNEEAVNDYLICFDALYPYVDYFVVNVSSPNTPNLRALQDKEPLTELLATLQSKNLKQPKQKPILLKIAPDLTNEHLLDIIDIINDTKIAGVIATNTTISRDGLQSANKVEVGGLSGKPLAKRSTEVIRFLSEKSNKSFPIIGVGGIHSAADALEKLDAGASLVQIYTGFIYEGPALIKEINQAILKRR from the coding sequence ATGTACAAATCCATCATTCGTCCACTTTTATTCAATTTTGATCCAGAAAAAGTGCATCATTTTACTTTTTCAATGATAAAAGCCATGCACGCCATTCCGGGTATGAAATCGGTTTTTAAATCGATTTATCAGGTGAACGACAAAAGATTGGAACGAGAAGTTTTTGGATTGAAATTTAAAAATCCGGTTGGTTTGGCTGCTGGATTAGATAAAGATGCAAAAATTTATAATGAATTGGATGCGTTTGGTTTCGGATTTATAGAAATAGGAACCATTACTCCAAAACCGCAAGAAGGAAACCCAAAAAAACGTTTGTTCCGTTTAAAGGAAGATTCTGGGATTATCAACCGAATGGGCTTTAACAACGGCGGAATCGATTTAGCAATTGAACGTTTAAAGCAAAACAAAGGTGTTTTGATTGGTGGGAACATCGGTAAAAATAAAATTACTCCAAACGAAGAAGCGGTAAATGATTACCTAATTTGTTTCGATGCTTTGTATCCGTATGTTGATTATTTCGTTGTGAATGTAAGCTCGCCCAATACACCAAATTTACGTGCGTTGCAAGACAAAGAACCGTTAACGGAATTGTTAGCAACTTTGCAAAGCAAGAATCTTAAGCAACCTAAACAAAAACCAATACTTTTAAAAATCGCTCCCGATTTAACTAACGAGCATTTGTTGGACATTATCGATATTATCAACGATACTAAAATTGCAGGTGTAATTGCAACAAATACTACTATTTCGCGCGATGGATTACAATCTGCAAATAAAGTTGAAGTTGGCGGATTATCAGGTAAACCCTTAGCAAAAAGATCAACCGAAGTAATTCGTTTTCTATCAGAAAAAAGCAATAAATCGTTCCCGATTATCGGAGTTGGTGGAATTCATTCTGCTGCTGATGCGTTGGAGAAATTAGATGCGGGTGCTTCTTTAGTTCAAATTTACACAGGCTTTATTTACGAAGGTCCTGCTTTGATTAAAGAAATCAACCAAGCGATTTTAAAACGCAGATAA
- a CDS encoding LysE family translocator, protein MTLEIIISFFLTSLALTISPGPDIMYVLSTSLAKGKQFGIAAAIGLSSGLLFHTTLLAFGISTLIVAIPWLFIAIKVFGTLYLLRIIYLLYKAPIDPITVEVDKTPISRSNVFQQVQQGLIMNILNPKIMLFFLSLFPSFLHPEFGNIKMQVYTLGSIFMLQALIVFCLIAVLSGYVSKFLKRNTYIQGYMNYFQIAVFIALIVFMWIK, encoded by the coding sequence ATGACACTTGAAATCATTATATCGTTCTTTCTTACAAGTTTGGCGTTAACCATTTCGCCGGGACCCGATATAATGTATGTTTTATCAACAAGTTTAGCCAAAGGAAAACAGTTTGGTATTGCAGCCGCAATAGGTTTAAGTTCCGGTTTGCTGTTTCATACCACATTGCTGGCATTTGGAATATCAACCTTAATTGTAGCCATTCCGTGGCTTTTTATCGCCATAAAAGTTTTCGGAACATTGTATTTACTTCGAATTATCTACCTTTTATATAAAGCACCTATCGATCCTATTACAGTTGAAGTTGATAAAACACCAATTTCACGAAGCAACGTATTTCAGCAGGTTCAGCAAGGTTTAATCATGAATATTTTAAACCCGAAAATCATGTTGTTCTTTTTGTCACTATTCCCTTCATTTTTGCATCCCGAATTCGGAAACATCAAAATGCAAGTTTATACATTAGGCAGTATTTTTATGTTGCAAGCATTAATTGTATTCTGTTTAATTGCAGTTTTGAGTGGTTATGTAAGTAAATTCCTAAAAAGAAACACCTACATTCAAGGATATATGAATTACTTTCAGATAGCCGTTTTTATTGCCCTTATTGTATTTATGTGGATTAAATAG
- a CDS encoding hydroxymethylglutaryl-CoA lyase: MKSVKIIECPRDAMQGIKMFIPTEQKVQYIQSLLRCGFDTLDFGSFVSPKAIPQMQDTAEVLAQLDLSETKTKLLAIIANTKGAELASVHNEIQYLGFPFSISENFQMRNTHKTIAESIITLQEILEIAQKTNKEVVAYLSMGFGNPYGDPWNVDIVGEWTEKLANMGVTILSLSDTVGSSTAEDIEYLFSNLIPKYPHIEFGAHLHTTPDAWFEKIDAAYKAGCIRFDGAIKGFGGCPMAKDDLTGNMPTEKMLSYFTAEKADTNVQMTSFEASYNEALKIFNFYH; encoded by the coding sequence ATGAAGTCAGTAAAAATAATAGAATGTCCGCGCGATGCTATGCAAGGCATTAAAATGTTTATTCCTACCGAACAAAAAGTTCAATACATTCAATCGTTGTTGCGTTGTGGTTTTGATACGTTAGATTTCGGAAGTTTCGTTTCGCCTAAAGCCATTCCGCAAATGCAGGATACTGCTGAGGTTTTGGCACAGTTGGATCTATCGGAAACCAAAACAAAATTGCTGGCTATTATTGCAAATACAAAAGGTGCCGAACTAGCATCAGTTCACAACGAAATTCAGTATTTAGGTTTTCCTTTTTCTATTTCAGAGAATTTTCAAATGCGCAATACGCATAAAACCATTGCAGAATCTATCATTACCTTACAAGAAATTTTAGAAATCGCCCAAAAAACCAATAAAGAAGTGGTGGCGTATCTTTCTATGGGCTTCGGAAATCCGTATGGTGATCCTTGGAATGTGGATATTGTGGGCGAATGGACAGAAAAACTGGCAAATATGGGTGTAACAATTCTTTCGCTTTCCGATACCGTTGGATCTTCTACTGCTGAAGATATCGAGTATTTGTTTTCTAATTTGATACCAAAATACCCTCATATAGAATTTGGTGCGCACTTGCATACCACTCCCGATGCTTGGTTTGAAAAAATTGATGCAGCTTACAAAGCAGGCTGTATCCGTTTTGATGGAGCTATTAAAGGGTTTGGTGGATGCCCGATGGCTAAAGATGATTTAACAGGAAACATGCCTACAGAAAAAATGTTGAGCTATTTCACAGCCGAAAAAGCCGATACCAATGTGCAAATGACCTCTTTTGAAGCATCCTATAACGAAGCCTTGAAGATATTTAATTTTTATCATTAA
- the guaB gene encoding IMP dehydrogenase, with product MKAHTTKIVGQGLTYDDVLLIPAYSEILPREVSIQSRFTKNITLNVPVISAAMDTVTESAMAIAMAREGGIGVLHKNMTVEQQAFEVRKVKRAESGMIIDPVTLPLTATVGDAKTAMKENGIGGIPVVDENQILKGIVTNRDLRFEKKNNRSILEVMTADKLVTALEGTTLADAEQILQENKIEKLPVVNDDYKLVGLITFRDITKLTLKPNANKDKFGRLRVAAALGVTADAVDRARALVAAGVDALIIDTAHGHTKGVVNTLKEVKAAFPEIDVVVGNIATAEAALYLVEAGADAVKVGIGPGSICTTRVVAGVGFPQFSAVMEVAAALKGTGVPVIADGGLRYTGDIPKALGAGADCVMLGSMLAGTKESPGETIIFEGRKFKTYRGMGSVESMKHGSKDRYFQDVEDDVKKLVPEGIEGRVPYKGELNESMTQFIGGLRAGMGYCGAKDIPTLQETARFVQLTSSGIGESHPHNVTITKEAPNYSR from the coding sequence ATGAAAGCACACACAACTAAAATTGTCGGTCAAGGATTAACCTATGACGACGTACTTTTAATACCTGCTTACTCCGAAATATTACCACGTGAAGTAAGCATTCAATCAAGATTTACAAAAAACATTACCTTAAACGTTCCCGTAATTTCTGCTGCGATGGATACCGTGACCGAAAGTGCTATGGCAATTGCAATGGCTCGTGAAGGCGGAATTGGCGTTTTGCACAAAAATATGACGGTTGAACAACAAGCATTTGAAGTTCGCAAAGTGAAACGTGCAGAATCGGGTATGATCATCGATCCTGTAACGTTGCCTTTAACAGCAACTGTGGGCGATGCGAAAACGGCAATGAAAGAAAATGGTATTGGCGGAATTCCTGTGGTTGATGAAAATCAAATTTTAAAAGGAATTGTTACAAACAGAGACTTGCGTTTCGAGAAAAAAAACAATCGTTCTATTTTAGAGGTAATGACTGCTGATAAATTGGTTACTGCACTAGAGGGAACTACATTGGCAGATGCGGAACAAATTCTTCAAGAAAACAAAATAGAAAAATTGCCAGTTGTAAACGATGATTACAAATTGGTAGGATTAATCACTTTTCGAGATATTACCAAATTGACCTTAAAACCAAATGCAAACAAAGACAAATTCGGCCGTTTACGTGTGGCTGCTGCTTTGGGAGTAACCGCAGACGCTGTTGACCGTGCAAGAGCATTGGTTGCGGCTGGTGTTGACGCATTGATTATTGATACAGCACACGGACATACAAAAGGTGTGGTAAATACGTTGAAAGAAGTAAAAGCTGCTTTCCCAGAAATTGATGTAGTGGTAGGAAATATTGCTACTGCAGAAGCTGCTTTGTATTTAGTTGAAGCTGGTGCTGATGCTGTTAAAGTGGGTATTGGTCCGGGATCAATCTGTACAACTCGAGTTGTAGCAGGTGTCGGATTTCCTCAATTCTCTGCTGTAATGGAAGTTGCTGCAGCTTTAAAAGGAACAGGTGTTCCGGTTATTGCCGATGGTGGTTTACGTTATACAGGAGATATTCCTAAAGCATTGGGTGCAGGTGCAGACTGTGTAATGTTAGGATCTATGTTGGCTGGAACAAAAGAGTCTCCAGGCGAAACCATTATTTTCGAAGGTCGTAAATTTAAAACATATCGTGGAATGGGTTCCGTAGAATCTATGAAACATGGTTCTAAAGACCGTTATTTCCAAGATGTGGAAGACGATGTTAAGAAATTAGTTCCAGAAGGAATTGAAGGTCGTGTTCCTTACAAAGGCGAATTAAACGAATCAATGACACAGTTTATTGGTGGTTTGCGTGCCGGAATGGGTTATTGCGGTGCAAAAGATATTCCAACGTTACAAGAAACGGCGCGTTTTGTGCAGCTTACATCGTCAGGAATTGGTGAATCGCACCCTCATAATGTGACTATTACAAAAGAAGCTCCAAATTATTCGAGATAA
- a CDS encoding PorT family protein, translating to MRKKLVACLLFTSLIANAQLKEKNDIEIAPCVGINSSNYYESVSYTGGSNKALFTPFFGITADFYVNNRWSLRTGLEYQTLGSSVYTSELINNPQDNYYYRYFYESEKLNFLVIPIHANIHIGKSRKWHINFGPTVSFLTGANFGGEKVEIDHLRKEHLGFGVGFGYRFNIHENLSLGIEHQEYISFTNNLNTFNSNGSFIGNIAGNFSVKAIFKLDSKSTNEE from the coding sequence ATGAGGAAAAAGCTTGTCGCTTGCTTATTGTTTACGTCTTTAATAGCAAATGCCCAATTAAAAGAAAAAAATGATATTGAAATTGCCCCATGTGTTGGTATCAATAGCTCTAATTATTATGAAAGTGTTTCTTATACTGGTGGTTCAAATAAAGCATTATTTACTCCTTTCTTCGGAATTACTGCAGATTTTTATGTAAATAACCGTTGGAGTTTACGAACTGGTTTAGAGTACCAAACATTAGGAAGTTCTGTATATACTAGTGAACTTATTAATAATCCGCAAGACAACTATTATTACAGATATTTTTACGAAAGCGAAAAATTGAATTTTCTTGTAATTCCTATTCATGCAAACATTCATATTGGGAAATCAAGAAAATGGCATATTAACTTTGGACCTACCGTTAGTTTTTTGACAGGAGCTAATTTTGGTGGAGAAAAAGTAGAAATAGATCATTTAAGAAAAGAACATCTTGGGTTTGGAGTAGGGTTTGGTTATCGTTTTAATATTCACGAGAATTTAAGTCTTGGAATAGAGCATCAGGAGTATATCAGCTTTACCAATAATTTGAATACATTCAATTCTAACGGTAGCTTTATTGGAAATATTGCAGGTAATTTTAGTGTTAAAGCGATTTTTAAGTTAGATTCAAAATCAACAAATGAAGAATAA
- a CDS encoding PorT family protein has translation MKKALIITLLASFATNAQIREKGEMEISPFIGISSANYYGDVSIMNESVSNPYFGANIDLYLNNRWSLKTGLEYQSMGSQGESYTFEYFEENLNFISVPIHANYHFSKNRKWYLNFGPTINFLTDAKSNTFNIKEGVTPVQMGLGLGIGYKIFINERFSIGIDHQEYIGFSNNLKSKYNNDLFIGNIFGSFSVKAVFKISSTQTNND, from the coding sequence ATGAAAAAAGCACTTATTATTACTCTACTAGCATCCTTTGCAACAAATGCACAAATTAGAGAAAAAGGAGAAATGGAAATTTCACCTTTTATTGGAATTTCATCTGCTAATTATTATGGCGATGTTAGTATTATGAACGAATCTGTTTCAAACCCTTATTTTGGAGCGAATATAGACCTATACCTAAACAATAGATGGAGTCTAAAAACCGGATTAGAATATCAATCAATGGGGTCTCAAGGAGAATCTTATACATTCGAATATTTTGAAGAAAACTTAAATTTTATTTCTGTTCCTATTCATGCCAATTACCACTTTTCAAAAAACAGAAAATGGTACTTAAATTTTGGACCTACAATTAATTTTCTTACGGACGCAAAATCAAACACATTTAATATAAAAGAAGGAGTTACTCCTGTCCAAATGGGCTTAGGTCTTGGAATTGGATACAAAATTTTTATTAATGAACGATTTAGCATTGGTATTGACCATCAGGAATATATAGGTTTTAGTAATAATTTAAAATCTAAATATAATAATGATCTATTTATAGGAAATATTTTTGGTAGTTTTAGTGTGAAGGCTGTATTTAAGATATCTTCAACACAAACAAATAATGATTAA